From Apus apus isolate bApuApu2 chromosome 13, bApuApu2.pri.cur, whole genome shotgun sequence, a single genomic window includes:
- the PPP2R2B gene encoding serine/threonine-protein phosphatase 2A 55 kDa regulatory subunit B beta isoform isoform X3, with the protein MEEDVETRKISSSFLRDHSYATEADIISTVEFNHTGELLATGDKGGRVVIFQREQESKNQPHRRGEYNVYSTFQSHEPEFDYLKSLEIEEKINKIRWLPQQNAAYFLLSTNDKTVKLWKVSERDKRPEGYNLKDEDGRLRDPSMITVLRVPVLRPMDLMVEATPRRVFANAHTYHINSISVNSDYETYMSADDLRINLWNFEITNQSFNIVDIKPANMEELTEVITAAEFHPHHCNTFVYSSSKGTIRLCDMRTAALCDRHAKFFEEPEDPSNRSFFSEIISSISDVKFSHSGRYIMTRDYLTVKVWDLNMENRPIETYQVHDYLRSKLCSLYENDCIFDKFECVWNGSDSVIMTGSYNNFFRMFDRNTKRDVTLEASRESSKPRAILKPRKVCVGGKRRKDEISVDSLDFSKKILHTAWHPSENIIAVAATNNLYIFQDKVN; encoded by the exons CTGACATCATCTCTACAGTAGAATTCAACCACACTGGAGAATTACTAGCAACAGGAGACAAGGGGGGCCGTGTTGTAATATTTCAGCGTGAGCAGGAG AGCAAAAACCAGCCCCATCGCCGGGGAGAGTACAATGTCTACAGCACCTTCCAGAGCCACGAGCCGGAGTTCGATTACCTGAAGAGTCTGGAGATTGAGGAGAAGATCAACAAGATCCGATGGCTGCCGCAGCAGAACGCAGCCTATTTCCTGCTCTCCACCAACG atAAGACGGTGAAGCTGTGGAAGGTCAGCGAGAGGGACAAGAGACCCGAGGGATACAATCTCAAGGATGAGGACGGCCGTCTGCGAGACCCCTCCATGATCACCGTGCTACGG GTACCTGTGCTCCGGCCCATGGACCTGATGGTGGAGGCCACCCCCCGGAGGGTGTTTGCCAACGCTCACACCTACCACATCAACTCCATCTCCGTCAACAGTGACTACGAGACCTACATGTCAGCCGATGACCTGAGGATAAACCTGTGGAACTTTGAAATCACAAATCAAAGTTTTA ACATCGTGGACATCAAGCCGGCCAACATGGAGGAGCTGACAGAGGTGATCACAGCCGCCGAGTTCCACCCCCACCACTGCAACACCTTCGtctacagcagcagcaagggcaCCATCCGGCTGTGTGACATGCGCACCGCCGCCCTCTGCGACCGCCACGCCAAGT TTTTTGAAGAGCCTGAAGACCCAAGTAACCggtcatttttttctgagatcaTCTCCTCAATCTCTGATGTCAAATTCAGCCACAGTGGGAGGTATATCATGACCCGGGACTATCTCACTGTCAAGGTGTGGGACCTGAACATGGAGAACCGGCCCATTGAGACCTACCAG GTTCACGACTACCTGAGGAGCAAGCTCTGCTCGCTCTACGAGAACGACTGCATCTTCGACAAGTTCGAGTGCGTCTGGAACGGCTCCGACAG TGTCATCATGACCGGCTCCTACAACAACTTCTTCCGCATGTTCGACCGCAACACCAAGCGCGACGTGACGCTGGAGGCCTCGCGGGAGAGCAGCAAACCCCGCGCCATCCTCAAGCCCCGCAAGGTCTGCGTGGGCGGCAAGCGGAGGAAAGACGAAATTAGCGTGGACAGTCTGGACTTTAGCAAAAAGATCCTGCACACAGCTTGGCACCCCTCCGAGAATATCATCGCCGTGGCAGCAACAAACAACCTGTATATATTCCAGGACAAGGTTAACTAG
- the PPP2R2B gene encoding serine/threonine-protein phosphatase 2A 55 kDa regulatory subunit B beta isoform isoform X1: MIPGFGNLMQDVLWCFSQVKGTIDIGVTEADIISTVEFNHTGELLATGDKGGRVVIFQREQESKNQPHRRGEYNVYSTFQSHEPEFDYLKSLEIEEKINKIRWLPQQNAAYFLLSTNDKTVKLWKVSERDKRPEGYNLKDEDGRLRDPSMITVLRVPVLRPMDLMVEATPRRVFANAHTYHINSISVNSDYETYMSADDLRINLWNFEITNQSFNIVDIKPANMEELTEVITAAEFHPHHCNTFVYSSSKGTIRLCDMRTAALCDRHAKFFEEPEDPSNRSFFSEIISSISDVKFSHSGRYIMTRDYLTVKVWDLNMENRPIETYQVHDYLRSKLCSLYENDCIFDKFECVWNGSDSVIMTGSYNNFFRMFDRNTKRDVTLEASRESSKPRAILKPRKVCVGGKRRKDEISVDSLDFSKKILHTAWHPSENIIAVAATNNLYIFQDKVN; the protein is encoded by the exons CTGACATCATCTCTACAGTAGAATTCAACCACACTGGAGAATTACTAGCAACAGGAGACAAGGGGGGCCGTGTTGTAATATTTCAGCGTGAGCAGGAG AGCAAAAACCAGCCCCATCGCCGGGGAGAGTACAATGTCTACAGCACCTTCCAGAGCCACGAGCCGGAGTTCGATTACCTGAAGAGTCTGGAGATTGAGGAGAAGATCAACAAGATCCGATGGCTGCCGCAGCAGAACGCAGCCTATTTCCTGCTCTCCACCAACG atAAGACGGTGAAGCTGTGGAAGGTCAGCGAGAGGGACAAGAGACCCGAGGGATACAATCTCAAGGATGAGGACGGCCGTCTGCGAGACCCCTCCATGATCACCGTGCTACGG GTACCTGTGCTCCGGCCCATGGACCTGATGGTGGAGGCCACCCCCCGGAGGGTGTTTGCCAACGCTCACACCTACCACATCAACTCCATCTCCGTCAACAGTGACTACGAGACCTACATGTCAGCCGATGACCTGAGGATAAACCTGTGGAACTTTGAAATCACAAATCAAAGTTTTA ACATCGTGGACATCAAGCCGGCCAACATGGAGGAGCTGACAGAGGTGATCACAGCCGCCGAGTTCCACCCCCACCACTGCAACACCTTCGtctacagcagcagcaagggcaCCATCCGGCTGTGTGACATGCGCACCGCCGCCCTCTGCGACCGCCACGCCAAGT TTTTTGAAGAGCCTGAAGACCCAAGTAACCggtcatttttttctgagatcaTCTCCTCAATCTCTGATGTCAAATTCAGCCACAGTGGGAGGTATATCATGACCCGGGACTATCTCACTGTCAAGGTGTGGGACCTGAACATGGAGAACCGGCCCATTGAGACCTACCAG GTTCACGACTACCTGAGGAGCAAGCTCTGCTCGCTCTACGAGAACGACTGCATCTTCGACAAGTTCGAGTGCGTCTGGAACGGCTCCGACAG TGTCATCATGACCGGCTCCTACAACAACTTCTTCCGCATGTTCGACCGCAACACCAAGCGCGACGTGACGCTGGAGGCCTCGCGGGAGAGCAGCAAACCCCGCGCCATCCTCAAGCCCCGCAAGGTCTGCGTGGGCGGCAAGCGGAGGAAAGACGAAATTAGCGTGGACAGTCTGGACTTTAGCAAAAAGATCCTGCACACAGCTTGGCACCCCTCCGAGAATATCATCGCCGTGGCAGCAACAAACAACCTGTATATATTCCAGGACAAGGTTAACTAG
- the PPP2R2B gene encoding serine/threonine-protein phosphatase 2A 55 kDa regulatory subunit B beta isoform isoform X2: MKCFSRYLPYIFRPPSAILSASCHAEADIISTVEFNHTGELLATGDKGGRVVIFQREQESKNQPHRRGEYNVYSTFQSHEPEFDYLKSLEIEEKINKIRWLPQQNAAYFLLSTNDKTVKLWKVSERDKRPEGYNLKDEDGRLRDPSMITVLRVPVLRPMDLMVEATPRRVFANAHTYHINSISVNSDYETYMSADDLRINLWNFEITNQSFNIVDIKPANMEELTEVITAAEFHPHHCNTFVYSSSKGTIRLCDMRTAALCDRHAKFFEEPEDPSNRSFFSEIISSISDVKFSHSGRYIMTRDYLTVKVWDLNMENRPIETYQVHDYLRSKLCSLYENDCIFDKFECVWNGSDSVIMTGSYNNFFRMFDRNTKRDVTLEASRESSKPRAILKPRKVCVGGKRRKDEISVDSLDFSKKILHTAWHPSENIIAVAATNNLYIFQDKVN; the protein is encoded by the exons CTGACATCATCTCTACAGTAGAATTCAACCACACTGGAGAATTACTAGCAACAGGAGACAAGGGGGGCCGTGTTGTAATATTTCAGCGTGAGCAGGAG AGCAAAAACCAGCCCCATCGCCGGGGAGAGTACAATGTCTACAGCACCTTCCAGAGCCACGAGCCGGAGTTCGATTACCTGAAGAGTCTGGAGATTGAGGAGAAGATCAACAAGATCCGATGGCTGCCGCAGCAGAACGCAGCCTATTTCCTGCTCTCCACCAACG atAAGACGGTGAAGCTGTGGAAGGTCAGCGAGAGGGACAAGAGACCCGAGGGATACAATCTCAAGGATGAGGACGGCCGTCTGCGAGACCCCTCCATGATCACCGTGCTACGG GTACCTGTGCTCCGGCCCATGGACCTGATGGTGGAGGCCACCCCCCGGAGGGTGTTTGCCAACGCTCACACCTACCACATCAACTCCATCTCCGTCAACAGTGACTACGAGACCTACATGTCAGCCGATGACCTGAGGATAAACCTGTGGAACTTTGAAATCACAAATCAAAGTTTTA ACATCGTGGACATCAAGCCGGCCAACATGGAGGAGCTGACAGAGGTGATCACAGCCGCCGAGTTCCACCCCCACCACTGCAACACCTTCGtctacagcagcagcaagggcaCCATCCGGCTGTGTGACATGCGCACCGCCGCCCTCTGCGACCGCCACGCCAAGT TTTTTGAAGAGCCTGAAGACCCAAGTAACCggtcatttttttctgagatcaTCTCCTCAATCTCTGATGTCAAATTCAGCCACAGTGGGAGGTATATCATGACCCGGGACTATCTCACTGTCAAGGTGTGGGACCTGAACATGGAGAACCGGCCCATTGAGACCTACCAG GTTCACGACTACCTGAGGAGCAAGCTCTGCTCGCTCTACGAGAACGACTGCATCTTCGACAAGTTCGAGTGCGTCTGGAACGGCTCCGACAG TGTCATCATGACCGGCTCCTACAACAACTTCTTCCGCATGTTCGACCGCAACACCAAGCGCGACGTGACGCTGGAGGCCTCGCGGGAGAGCAGCAAACCCCGCGCCATCCTCAAGCCCCGCAAGGTCTGCGTGGGCGGCAAGCGGAGGAAAGACGAAATTAGCGTGGACAGTCTGGACTTTAGCAAAAAGATCCTGCACACAGCTTGGCACCCCTCCGAGAATATCATCGCCGTGGCAGCAACAAACAACCTGTATATATTCCAGGACAAGGTTAACTAG